The Humulus lupulus chromosome 4, drHumLupu1.1, whole genome shotgun sequence genome has a window encoding:
- the LOC133832272 gene encoding uncharacterized protein LOC133832272 has translation MDPTYRIWDHHGEQPIDTQVDEVSNDMDVFDLYTTAAMDDVDNNIGCGGGEDDEFVNEDLQKKLEDAETPLYEGCEKYTKLSSIVGLYRLKNLNGWTDKSFTRLLELLCDMFPKNNVLPDSMYSVRKFLRNFDLKYEKIDACINDCCLFRKEKAKMDVCPKCSVSRWKVDKHTKNVKVGEAAKVLRYFPIIPRVKRLFRSKEMAENLRWHFTHKSIDGKMRHPVDTPAWDSINERWPEFNLEPRNLRLGLAADGINPYKSLSSTYSCWPVMLVIYNLPPWLCMRDENTFLSLLIPGRKQPGNDIDIYLEPLIEDLNKLWNNGVHTYDAFDKSFFNLKAMLLWTINDFPAYRNLAGCTTKGKTACPICGNDTCATRLKHSKKISYQNTRRFLPFDHPYRSKKAWFNGATEERGPPKVLSGSEIVEELNQITNDFGKNMNPKKRSRDNKVEGMWKKKSIFFNLPYWEKKNVCDSIISTLLGLNGKSKDHLNARLDLKDLGIKKALHPVEKDGIIRLPAASYTLSRSEKTMFCQRLFDLKLPDGYSSNISNCVVVEERKLMGLKSHDFHVLMQQLLVVAIRGLMEDGPREAIIRLSKFFNGLCQHVVDVKEIIELEAEVVETICMFERYFPPSFFDSMVHLVVHLGREVLLCGPVQFRWMYYFERYMKLLKGYVMQPTHPEASIAECYLADESMRFCASFLKQSNDEGSFIGRNEYNDSDVILEGRPLHRGVTVTLNDKDLASAHRYVLFNLAVTEQYLK, from the exons ATGGATCCAACTTATCGTATTTGGGATCACCATGGAGAGCAACCCATTGATACTCAAGTTGACGAAGTTTCGAATGATATGGATGTATTTGATTTATACACGACTGCTGCCATGGATGATGTGGACAATAATATAGGTTGTGGAGGTGGTGAAGATGATGAATTTGTTAACGAAGATCTTCAAAAGAAGTTGGAGGATGCGGAAACTCCTTTATATGAAGGGTGTGAGAAATACACAAAACTTTCATCAATTGTAGGTTTATATAGGTTGAAGAATCTGAATGGTTGGACAGACAAAAGTTTTACTAGACTATTAGAACTCCTTTGTGATATGTTTCCCAAAAACAATGTACTTCCTGATTCCATGTACTCAGTTaggaaatttttgagaaattttgatTTGAAATATGAAAAGATTGATGCTTGTATTAATGATTGTTGCTTATTTAGAAAGGAGAAGGCTAAAATGGATGTTTGTCCAAAGTGTAGTGTTTCTAGATGGAAAGTTGATAAACACACAAAGAATGTTAAAGTTGGTGAGGCTGCCAAAGTTTTGAGGTATTTTCCGATAATACCCCGAGTGAAAAGATTGTTTAGATCAAAAGAAATGGCTGAAAACTTAAGGTGGCATTTCACTCATAAAAGTATTGATGGGAAGATGCGACATCCAGTGGATACACCTGCTTGGGATTCCATTAATGAAAGATGGCCAGAGTTTAATCTTGAACCACGCAACCTTAGGCTCGGACTAGCTGCTGATGGAATTAACCCCTATAAAAGTCTAAGCTCCACTTATAGTTGTTGGCCAGTGATGCTTGTTATCTATAATTTaccaccttggttgtgcatgagggACGAAAATACATTTTTGTCATTATTGATTCCAGGTCGTAAACAACCTGGAAACgatattgatatttatttggagcCTCTTATTGAAGACTTAAACAAATTGTGGAATAATGGAGTGCATACTTATGATGCATTCGACAAAAGCTTCTTCAATTTGAAGGCAATGTTGTTGTGGACAATAAACGATTTTCCTGCATATCGAAATCTTGCTGGGTGTACAACCAAAGGCAAGACAGCTTGCCCGATTTGTGGTAATGATACATGTGCAACTAGGCTGAAACATAGTAAAAAAATTTCATACCAAAATACTAGGAGATTTCTCCCGTTTGATCATCCATATCGGTCTAAGAAAGCATGGTTCAATGGAGCTACAGAAGAAAGAGGCCCCCCTAAAGTTTTGAGTGGTAGTGAAATTGTTGAAGAACTAAATCAAATTACCAACGATTTTGGAAAaaatatgaatcccaaaaaaaggAGTCGGGATAATAAGGTGGAAGGAAtgtggaagaagaaatctatatTTTTCAATCTACCATATTGGGAG aaaaaaaatgtgtgtgatagtatTATTAGCACATTGTTGGGCTTGAATGGAAAATCCAAAGATCATCTTAATGCTCGATTGGATTTAAAGGATTTGGGTATCAAGAAGGCCTTGCATCCGGTGGAGAAAGATGGGATTATACGACTTCCAGCAGCATCTTACACACTTTCTAGATCAGAGAAGACAATGTTTTGCCAAAGGTTATTTGATTTAAAGTTACCTGATGGTTATAGCTCAAACATTAGTAACTGTGTAGTAGTTGAGGAACGTAAGTTGATGGGGCTTAAGTCTCATGATTTCCATGTCTTAATGCAACAATTGCTGGTAGTGGCCATTCGAGGATTGATGGAGGATGGTCCAAGAGAGGCAATTATAAGACTTAGCAAATTTTTTAATGGATTATGCCAACATGTGGTTGACGTAAAAGAAATCATAGAATTGGAAGCAGAAGTAGTTGAAACAATTTGTATGTTTGAAAGATATTTTCCTCCTTCATTCTTCGATTCTATGGTACATTTAGTTGTTCACCTTGGACGAGAAGTGTTATTATGTGGTCCTGttcaatttcgatggatgtattACTTTGAAAG ATATATGAAGTTACTTAAAGGGTATGTGATGCAACCTACACATCCCGAAGCATCTATTGCTGAATGTTACCTTGCTGATGAGTCAATGCGCTTTTGTGCATCATTTTTGAAACAATCTAATGACGAAGGTTCCTTCATTGGACGTAACGAATATAATGATAGTGATGTGATACTTGAAGGTCGTCCACTTCATCGTGGTGTAACTGTTACACTAAATGATAAGGATCTAGCTAGTGCACATCGCTATGTATTATTCAATTTAGCTGTCACAGAGCAATATTTAAAGTGA
- the LOC133829011 gene encoding uncharacterized protein LOC133829011 — protein sequence MAKLLIFTTADDEETRRNNREEVVKKIIRDTMVVVNASIRKIHMKLDEDVRDEWNMEDRMNAYTAVYNVFCTKDIHGFWHYVIREFYDKYESILTQRISNYVIPSLEDMYGEEFMIEIVIQWTELEQYKRYLQIIFARVEKVAAHLHLENHSLIDICKTQFCDRVWDRFHTEIDFSVTKMKEAGVFSNENPLKNDLIQFFTDMEKVRPNERFQTTYDIVKQQ from the exons ATGGCCAAGTTGTTGATATTTACTACTGCTGATGATGAAGAGACTAGAAGAAACAATCGTGAAGAAGTGGTTAAGAAAATTATAAGAGATACAATGGTGGTTGTGAATGCATCGATTCGTAAAATACATATGAAACTTGATGAAGATGTTAGAGACGAATGGAATATGGAGGACAGAATGAATGCATACAc AGCTGTTTACAACGTTTTCTGTACGAAAGACATACATGGTTTTTGGCATTATGTAATTCGTGAGTTTTATGATAAATATGAGAGCATTTTGACACAAAGGATTTCAAACTAT GTGATTCCTTCATTGGAAGATATGTACGGCGAAGAGTTCATGATTGAAATTGTGATACAATGGACAGAGCTAGAACAATACAAAAGATATCTTCAGATAATATTTGCTCGTGTGGAGAAAGTTGCAGCGCATTTACATCTAGAAAATCATTCATTGATTGATATTTGTAAAACCCAATTCTGTGacagg GTCTGGGATAGGTTCCACACTGAAATCGACTTTTCGGTAACTAAGATG AAGGAGGCAGGGGTGTTTAGCAATGAAAATCCATTGAAGAATGACCTGATTCAATTCTTCACTGACATGGAGAAAGTACGTCCCAATGAACGATTTCAGACGACTTATGATATTGTCAAACAGCAGTAG